A single genomic interval of Sceloporus undulatus isolate JIND9_A2432 ecotype Alabama chromosome 2, SceUnd_v1.1, whole genome shotgun sequence harbors:
- the RDH8 gene encoding retinol dehydrogenase 8 isoform X2 produces MRDLRKKDKLEAAAGDTLNKTLTIQRLDVCNDESVTECINSLPGKQLDVLVNNAGVGLVGPVESISIDDMKRVFETNFFGAIRMIKAVLPEMKKRQKGHIVVISSVMGLQGVPFNDVYAASKFAMEGFCESLAVQLLKFNIFISMVEPGPVNTEFEMKLMEDVARSEFPGADAATVRYFKEIYLPASHEIFTTMGQTPESVAKAVVNVIAKERPPFRTQTNTLYTPLVALKYADTSGDLSVGTYYNLLFRFTGIFHLSMSFLKCITCSCFRRRVTPA; encoded by the exons ATGCGTGATCTCCGCAAGAAAGATAAACTGGAAGCAGCTGCTGGAGACACACTCAATAAGACTCTCACCATCCAGCGCCTTGACGTCTGCAATGATGAGTCTGTAACTGAATGCATCAACAGCCTTCCTGGGAAACAGCTGGATGTGCTGG TGAACAATGCTGGGGTGGGGCTCGTGGGCCCCGTGGAGTCCATATCCATCGATGATATGAAGCGTGTCTTTGAGACAAACTTTTTTGGTGCCATTCGCATGATCAAAGCTGTTCTCCCTGAGATGAAGAAACGTCAGAAAGGGCACATTGTTGTCATCAGCAGCGTCATGGGGTTACAAG GTGTCCCCTTCAATGATGTCTATGCTGCCTCCAAGTTTGCAATGGAAGGGTTCTGTGAAAGCCTGGCTGTACAGCTCCTCAAATTCAACATTTT CATATCTATGGTGGAGCCTGGCCCAGTGAACACAGAATTTGAGATGAAGCTGATGGAGGACGTGGCACGTTCTGAGTTCCCAGGAGCCGATGCTGCCACAGTGCGCTACTTCAAGGAGATCTATCTGCCAGCTTCACATGAGATCTTCACCACCATGGGCCAGACTCCTGAGTCAGTGGCTAAG gCTGTTGTGAATGTCATTGCAAAAGAGCGTCCACCATTCCGGACACAGACCAATACACTGTACACCCCGCTGGTGGCCCTGAAGTATGCTGACACCTCAGGGGACCTCTCTGTTGGGACCTACTACAACCTGCTTTTCCGCTTCACTGGCATTTTCCACCTCAGCATgagcttcctcaaatgcatcacTTGCAGCTGTTTCCGGCGCCGGGTGACACCTGCCTGA
- the RDH8 gene encoding retinol dehydrogenase 8 isoform X1, translating to MAKATPRTVLITGCSSGIGLRMAVQLAQDPGKRFHVIATMRDLRKKDKLEAAAGDTLNKTLTIQRLDVCNDESVTECINSLPGKQLDVLVNNAGVGLVGPVESISIDDMKRVFETNFFGAIRMIKAVLPEMKKRQKGHIVVISSVMGLQGVPFNDVYAASKFAMEGFCESLAVQLLKFNIFISMVEPGPVNTEFEMKLMEDVARSEFPGADAATVRYFKEIYLPASHEIFTTMGQTPESVAKAVVNVIAKERPPFRTQTNTLYTPLVALKYADTSGDLSVGTYYNLLFRFTGIFHLSMSFLKCITCSCFRRRVTPA from the exons ATGGCCAAGGCAACTCCACGCACCGTGCTTATCACCGGCTGCTCCTCGGGCATCGGGCTGCGCATGGCTGTGCAGCTGGCACAGGATCCTGGCAAGCGATTTCACG TCATTGCCACCATGCGTGATCTCCGCAAGAAAGATAAACTGGAAGCAGCTGCTGGAGACACACTCAATAAGACTCTCACCATCCAGCGCCTTGACGTCTGCAATGATGAGTCTGTAACTGAATGCATCAACAGCCTTCCTGGGAAACAGCTGGATGTGCTGG TGAACAATGCTGGGGTGGGGCTCGTGGGCCCCGTGGAGTCCATATCCATCGATGATATGAAGCGTGTCTTTGAGACAAACTTTTTTGGTGCCATTCGCATGATCAAAGCTGTTCTCCCTGAGATGAAGAAACGTCAGAAAGGGCACATTGTTGTCATCAGCAGCGTCATGGGGTTACAAG GTGTCCCCTTCAATGATGTCTATGCTGCCTCCAAGTTTGCAATGGAAGGGTTCTGTGAAAGCCTGGCTGTACAGCTCCTCAAATTCAACATTTT CATATCTATGGTGGAGCCTGGCCCAGTGAACACAGAATTTGAGATGAAGCTGATGGAGGACGTGGCACGTTCTGAGTTCCCAGGAGCCGATGCTGCCACAGTGCGCTACTTCAAGGAGATCTATCTGCCAGCTTCACATGAGATCTTCACCACCATGGGCCAGACTCCTGAGTCAGTGGCTAAG gCTGTTGTGAATGTCATTGCAAAAGAGCGTCCACCATTCCGGACACAGACCAATACACTGTACACCCCGCTGGTGGCCCTGAAGTATGCTGACACCTCAGGGGACCTCTCTGTTGGGACCTACTACAACCTGCTTTTCCGCTTCACTGGCATTTTCCACCTCAGCATgagcttcctcaaatgcatcacTTGCAGCTGTTTCCGGCGCCGGGTGACACCTGCCTGA
- the RDH8 gene encoding retinol dehydrogenase 8 isoform X3 encodes MCWVKPPDVANPPDVAISGNSPDVVKLNNAGVGLVGPVESISIDDMKRVFETNFFGAIRMIKAVLPEMKKRQKGHIVVISSVMGLQGVPFNDVYAASKFAMEGFCESLAVQLLKFNIFISMVEPGPVNTEFEMKLMEDVARSEFPGADAATVRYFKEIYLPASHEIFTTMGQTPESVAKAVVNVIAKERPPFRTQTNTLYTPLVALKYADTSGDLSVGTYYNLLFRFTGIFHLSMSFLKCITCSCFRRRVTPA; translated from the exons ATGTGCTGG GTCAAACCTCCAGATGTTgccaaccctccagatgttgccatTTCTggcaactctccagatgttgtcaaat TGAACAATGCTGGGGTGGGGCTCGTGGGCCCCGTGGAGTCCATATCCATCGATGATATGAAGCGTGTCTTTGAGACAAACTTTTTTGGTGCCATTCGCATGATCAAAGCTGTTCTCCCTGAGATGAAGAAACGTCAGAAAGGGCACATTGTTGTCATCAGCAGCGTCATGGGGTTACAAG GTGTCCCCTTCAATGATGTCTATGCTGCCTCCAAGTTTGCAATGGAAGGGTTCTGTGAAAGCCTGGCTGTACAGCTCCTCAAATTCAACATTTT CATATCTATGGTGGAGCCTGGCCCAGTGAACACAGAATTTGAGATGAAGCTGATGGAGGACGTGGCACGTTCTGAGTTCCCAGGAGCCGATGCTGCCACAGTGCGCTACTTCAAGGAGATCTATCTGCCAGCTTCACATGAGATCTTCACCACCATGGGCCAGACTCCTGAGTCAGTGGCTAAG gCTGTTGTGAATGTCATTGCAAAAGAGCGTCCACCATTCCGGACACAGACCAATACACTGTACACCCCGCTGGTGGCCCTGAAGTATGCTGACACCTCAGGGGACCTCTCTGTTGGGACCTACTACAACCTGCTTTTCCGCTTCACTGGCATTTTCCACCTCAGCATgagcttcctcaaatgcatcacTTGCAGCTGTTTCCGGCGCCGGGTGACACCTGCCTGA